The following proteins are co-located in the Conyzicola lurida genome:
- a CDS encoding WhiB family transcriptional regulator yields MDWRDKAACLTADPELFFPVGNTGPAVDQIDKAKAVCARCSVTEMCLQYALETSQDSGVWGGLSEDERRALKRRAARARRAS; encoded by the coding sequence ATGGATTGGCGCGACAAAGCTGCCTGCCTCACCGCTGACCCGGAACTTTTCTTCCCGGTTGGAAACACCGGTCCGGCGGTCGACCAGATCGACAAGGCGAAGGCTGTTTGTGCGCGTTGCTCCGTGACCGAGATGTGCCTCCAGTACGCGCTCGAGACCAGCCAGGACTCCGGCGTCTGGGGCGGCCTCAGCGAAGACGAGCGCCGCGCCCTCAAGCGTCGCGCAGCCCGCGCCCGCCGCGCTTCCTAA